The genomic segment CAGGAGGAGGTGTATATGGAGCAACCTGCTGGTTTTGTTGCTCAGGGGGAGTCAGGGCGAGTTCGTCGTTTTTgaaaatctttatatggtttgaagcaaaGTCCTCGTGCTTGGTTTGGTAAATTTAGTCAGGCTGTTGAGAAATTCGGTATGCTGAAAAGTAAGTCCGATCATTCTGTGTTTTATAAATGATTAACTGCCGATATCATTCTGTTGGTTGTGTATGTGAATACTATTGTTATTACTGAAAATGATACTATTCATCTCTTAAATCCTTTATTCATACTCAAATTCACACGAAGGATTTGGGGGTGCTCAAGTATTTCTTGGGAGTTGAGGTAACTTGGAGTAaacaagatatttttctatctcaaAGAAAGTATGTCCTTGATTTGTTGATTGAGACAGGAAAATTGGGAGCAAAGTCTTGTAGTACTCCAATGAGTCCTAATGTGCACCTTACAAGAGATGGGAAACCATTTGAAGATCCTGAAAGATATCGCAAGTTAGTTGGAAAGTTGAATTATCTTACCATGACTCATCCAGACATTGCATTCTCAGTTAGTGTTGTCAGTCAGTTCATGTCATCTCCAACAATTCATGATTGGGCAGCGTTAGAGAAAATTTTGTGTTACTTGAAAGGAGCACTAGGACGAGGTATTGTGTACGCAGATCATGGGCACACTCATATTGAGTGTttctcagatgcagattgggcaggttcCAAAGTGGATAGAAGATCCACTTTAGGTTATTGTATTTTTGTTGGAGGGAATTTGGTCtcttggaagagtaagaagcAAAATGTTGTGTCACGATCAAGCGTAGCGTCAAAATATAGGGCTATGGCACAGTCTGTGTGTGAGGTAATGTGGATCTATCAATTATTGACTGAAGTAGGACTTAAGACTTCATTACCAACAAAATTGTGATGTGATAACCAAGTTGCTCTTCATATTGCATCTAATCTTGTGTTCCATGAGTGGACTAAGTACAGTCATTTTGTTCGTGAGAAAATTCAGCAAGACTTGATCTCCATAGGATATGTGAAGGCCGGTGAACAACTAGGGGACATCTTTACATAAACATTATATGGGGTGTGCGTTGATTATTTTTGTAACAAGTTGGGCATGATTAACATATAtgctccagcttgagggggagtgttagtTGTTTATATTAGCTATAAATTATGACTAATTAGTTTCCTATTTTCTCATAGTTTCTTAGAATAGCTTCCTTATTTTGtatataaataaatgtttatttCTCATTGAAATACAAGTGAATACAATTTCTCTTCACCTCTTATTACAAAGCCCATAACTTCTGTTGCAATTTGCTCTGTCATCGACCCATATAACCATCCCATTAGAAGCTGATCATTCACAATCCACTGTTCGAAGGCTGGATTGCTCTGAGAGGCCCTGTTTTAGTTCCATCCACATAGCCAGACAAACGATGGCTGCGAATGATGGTGGAGATCATGATTCTCCATAGTGTGAAGTTATTCTTGTCAAGCTTTGAGGAAAAGGTTGATTCAGAGTGCTGTAGAAAGGTGGAATTGTCACCTGCCGAGGGGCAACAACAAGTGCTTGTTGAGCAGCAACCGCGGTTTCTCCGATCGTCGGTTGGGATCTTTCTCCTTGCGTCTGAGATGCTTGACTCCTAGGACCGTCTTCAGTGGCGTTTGCCTTgagcattgctctgataccaagtttaaAAAGTAAATGGAGGAGCAATTGGAAAATCTCAGCTCAAGCTCAATTGAGGCTGGAGTATACTGATCTATTTATATGTAGGTCAAATCTGTACAATAGAGAGTGAGTACCTCTCTAATGTTTACAAGTGTCCCAACATCAGTACAACACAGAAAGCAAAAAGGATTACATTGAGCAATAAAAGAGTTTGTATTCTAGTGCTAGGAATATTCTAGAGAAGAATTTGTTAGAAGGCTAAGGATTACATCGTCGAGATAATACTCGTCTTTGGCTGGTACATCATTCTCCTCCTCCCTGGAAGATCTGCGACGGAGGAGGTCCTCTGGCCTCTCATTTTGCGGCACATCAGGATTCACTCGAGACTGGTTTCATATATCCACCATGGTCGAGGTTCTTCTCTAGCTTTCTACAGttgtcaatgaaagcaccaaaatattgactcaAATTTTTGTCAACTAATAAAATGAGAAAAGAGCTAGTAAAAAGAGATGAATCAAACCACaggctttttacgtggttcgaccGTTAACGAGGCCTaatccacgagtcacttgtataaAGGAGAGCTTGCCAAAATCACAAGCACCTCGTCCACCTCCTCCACCTGGAAGTCTTCCAAGGGGAGCAGGCAGTGGTGACAAGGTCCACAGGGCTCCAGAATTGGTTGAATTCTATCAGTAATGAAACGTGAGGCAAAGAAGGATACCTCGTCATTGATTTCTACAGGATCTAACAATACTTCTGAAGCAAGGAGCAATATGATTGGGGAAATTGAAAACAGATCGACATTCCTCTTGGCAGATGATAGTCTTGCTCCAAGGTAAAATAAGAGTCTAAAAACTAGGGTTTCAGATCCTTACAAATGACCTCCTCATGCTCTATTTATAAGTGGCACAAGGGGAGCTAAAAGGACGATCACCCTTTAATAAAAAGATATTATTTGGGAATTATTCATTACATATGGGGTATATTACACATTTCACCGGGCCATAGGCCTATTTGGGCGGTTCCCTAGCCTAAAATGTAGGTGGTCCCAAAATCCTAACGGAAAAGGCACCTGGGACCACTCCTTCAATATGTGGTCCCCCAAATCTTTGAAACTCTCGCGAGGCAGTGATTAGGTCTTAGAGAAGTCAACGTGAAAGAACTTTCCCTAAACCTAATCTCGGGGACCTCCTGAGGAGTTATGATTCAGAAAATTTACGGAGGGTCCTGAGGCCCTCCTCGAGGGGTTCAGTAGTGGTCCCATGCGCCTTTAACTTATCAGTCCGGTGGTCCTCTTCTGAGAACAACTTGGGAagtatatcacatatatcaccATGTGTCATTAGATGCTTACGTGGACGGTAGGTCGAAAAGGCatggacatatatatatatatggaaaaaatTTGGGTAGTGATTGTTTTTAATCACTAACGATAGGTATTTTTAGTATTATTCAGTATATGGATAAGTCGtaactcaattttttttacatGACGTTGTATAGTGTAGTTACAGGAGATGTctaacaaattttcaagaaattttgaataatttaggaTGTCAAAATCAAGATTTAAATAGCTCATTGCATGTATATATATTGAAACAAACACGCGTGTAACAAGCTGTTTGAATCTTGATTTCAGTatcttaaattatttgaaattttctaaaaatttgtaggaGATACCATTATACAgtcatattaaaatatattagaGTTGCAGTTTATACCAAAAATAACTATAGGTAGTGCTATATATCGAAGTAGAAACAAAAAATCTGATTGAAACCAAGAGAAAGACATAGCGGCAAATTGTGGAATACACATACGAATCGAACGGCAGAAACCGAACATATAAAAGTCAAATAGCACAACAAAACTTTGAAACTTTTCTTCTACGAACTTCTGAATCTGATGAAATAAGAAAATTAATCTTCAAGCAGATAGCAAGTCTTAAAAGTTTTAGATAACTGATTCATATTCGGACTGGTTGGTGGGTGGTTTTGGGGAACGACGGGGgacagaaaagaaaagagaggtcGGAGGGGTTGTCAGACTGGTTTTGGGGATAACGGGAACGGGGGAGAGAGAATCCCTtagaaatatttataattaaaattcatgtttattttttaaaagatgatTTATTTATTTCTCATAAAGATTAGTAATTTGCTATCCTTGAACACATGTtaattaacaattttttattGTTCAACTTAACAAGAGTTCATTACCATTTACAAACATAAACCACCACTAGTGTCCTCTTTCAGTTGCCTTATTTTGACAATTACACCAGTAAACTATGCTATGGTCAAGTTTGATTTCAGCTGTGGCAGTAGAGATTTTAACAAGTATTGTTTTTATCTAATATGTAGTAATGATCACttctaaataaatattttctgtTCTGATTTTCAAAATTTTGGTCACTACTCATTATTGATACCAAATGCAAGTTTAACATCATCTCAAATCTTTCTCGTCGTTGTCCTTGAATTTTTAAATACTGGCAACTTATTtcttaaatataataattaatgttTAAATAGTCTTGATTAGAGACAACTCCTTTTATCAACATTGTTAACATAAGAGTTTAGCGTAGGGCTGTGACTATGACCTTTATTGAAAGATAAGAACTTTATTCAGTCTTGAGGGAAGTGAAGAATAGCCCATGCTTCAACCAACAAGTTTGTCTTTGTGCTTTGTTGTATTATCATCTTGTCATATAGTAAAGCGGCATCCTATATTTTTTCCAACAATAGTTGCTTTGCAGTGCTATTCCTGTGAGCAGACAGGACGGCAGGGTCCTTGGATTGGAAGAAGATCAAGGAAAACCATTCCGTGAAAAGGGGGAAGAACTGCCCAACTGGGCTTAGTTTAGTCCCTGACAACCTGTAATTTAAATTGTTCTGTATGCATTCCGCCACTTGTTGACTCATAGAACTGTGATATTAGTATACAGGTTACAACCGATGCATCCTGTTTTATTATTGAAACAGTCTTATGGTTTATGAGGTGCGCCTGTAGTTGTGCAGGAAGAAAACATATATTCGGACTTGACTTGGTAAAGAAtgtatatgtaaatatatttatatatgttaagAAGAACATAGAGATCATTGGATTATGTTTTACTGGATagctattttattttattgatgctTAATATCAGTTGCTATTGATATTTGGTAAAACATTTTCTGGTTTTGAGAAAACTTTATAATGGTCTGGCTTTGTCACTACATAATAACTTCGACTCAAGCTTTTTCTAATGACACATCTACCATCTTGGTGTGAATATAGCGAATAATGACATTTTTTTTTCAGTTCGGAAACATCTTATTCCTCCTTTAGCTGGACATATATAATAAAGGGtcccaatattttttttattatttttttaataggatagttccTCTCAATTTTTCACCCGTTTTTCAATTCTTAACTTAAATTCATTTCTTCTCCGCTGGTTGATGGCAGACGCCCCAATTAAGAGTTATGGTGGAGGTAAAAGTCTTATATTGGAGCAATTttgttttgcaatttttcttCATACGAATAGTACTGTTAACATTCAGCAGTCTAAGACCTTGCAACATTGGCATTGAAGATAACATACAGACCTGCAGGTaagatatataatttttttttaatactgAGGGGAAGGTACACACAACGTTGGGGACTACTAGGGTATTGTCAACGATCGATCATTGTGTTTTGAAGGGTTTGTATGTCTTGACATCTGTAGCCAAACCTTGAATAGATCCAGCAGCAGCGACAATGGACACAATCAAACAGGCGCCGCTCAAGATCTTGAGCATATTCCATCTGAACGAGTACTGGGGTATTTTTGACTGAGCAATGTGCATTTCAATAGGGAAGTAAACTGTCAGTGGCCAAAATGAGGCTGCTCCAAGCAGACCCAAGAAATCATTGAAGAAAGGGAATATCATAGCTACCAATGTCGTCACTACAACGTATGCGGTTCTCCAGACCAGCCTGAAGGGGCTCACATAGTAGACGCCATGGAATGGAACATTCATGGCATACTCACGCGATATAAACTTGCTTTCTGGCCAGCGCTTATCGCAGAATCTTTCTGCGAGTCCGTATATGGGCTGGCAGAACACCTGCAAATGATACCAAAAGTTCGAAGTTGGCAAGTCAAATTCTGATGTTGTTTTATCACTAGTAATTTATGTATAAGAGAAACTGATATGTGACACGATTATAGGAAGAAGAAAAAGGTTAATACAATTTGACCTGATAGGCACCGATTAGATGAATGGCAATGCAAACGTTGGCCAAATCGATCAACCAAAATGGTTCATAGAACCCAAATCCGGTGAGGAAATTTCCTGGTGCACTATTTCCAAATGCTGCATAACCAACACAACCGCATAGGATATAAAAAGTGGTGGTAGTCATAATTCCAGCAAAAGTTGCCTTTTTCATAGATCTGTTTTCTGGTGGGCTTGATCTCAAGGTGTCCTGCAATTCGTACATACATCACGATGAGATTCaagttattttattatttgagctTAATTCGAATTGGGTTGTTCAAAATACGaaaatgtaatatattttatgttttttgtgAGTGATTttagtttttggggttcattgtatgAGGGGCCCAGGTGACAGATGTTTGATTATTCAATAAAGTGACCAGTTTTATAAAGATGTGACGAATCGTAAAGAGGGTGGAGAATTTGACAAGGTGGAAGTTAGTTGCATGTAAAGTTGGTAAAAGGTATATATAATAATGCACTAAAAGAAAGCAAAGGATGGAGGAGAAGAAAAGGTGAAACAATTCTCAATTTCTTTTTGGAAAAGTCCAACATATTCAGTGGCCCAAATATTGGACTTCCTTGGTCCACTGGGAATCTTATAAAGTTTTATAAAGGTAATGAAAGTTTTTGTTTGTTTCTTCTGTTTTGaacagagaaaaaaaaagaaatctaTATAATTAAGTGATTTTCACTTCTTTCGCATTCACGAACCAGAAGTTACCAAAACCATGATAAACATAACTATCATTCTCAATGAAtcaatataataatttattttcaaaattattttaaaaaatttaataattacttaaaACGATTTTATCATGTGATAGTCTTTTGTTTGCTTTCTAGTTTCTACCTATCTTGATCTGCTATATCTCGTTCTATAATACTGCATGCCTAACAATCACGATAAAAAAAACTGACAAGTGGGCCCCACTATAATTTCtactattttctttttatttttttaagctcTTCAGATTTATTCAGGACAGGTTTCAATCAAACCCCTCTCCTTCCCAATTGGCAACTTGCTCTAGAACAGTCACAGGACAAGAGTAGCTTCGACCTCACAAGTCACAATACACAATACTATTGTGTTAAGCCACAAGATATTTTATACAAACAAACAATAGCTATCAATACTAATGGCCAAGCCTAGGGTGGTATAATtgttataaaaattaaataataaatatatatatgtaaataccCTATATAAACAAAACAAGCAACTATTGGTTTTGTGACACCTACCAAATAATGATACACATCCTCCAAAAACCAGCAAACATTGCCATGCCGACACTAACTCAGCAAGGCACACattccaatatattaatttaaaacgAATGTATTAATCAAAGTAATATATTTATTGTTGCTCTAAATTATTGATATATGTCTGTCTttgaattttcttcttcttcttctttagagTGTGCAGACAAAAAAGATTAACCCTATATCTATCTATATGCATGTGCACCAGCTATACATGCTTACGATGTGGAATTAATACTTGTATTGATAAGTGTTATCCGTAATAATACACttgtatatataataataattatgataTATTTTCTCCTGCAAGGCTACAAGCCACGTGTTTGTCGTAACAGTTGTTCTTACTTTTTAGCTTTGTCTTGAGAAgtatataaacataaaaaactgACTTTGCTGCCCAGAGACACACGGTGGTGTTTGCCCATGTGAAGCTTTGTGATATCTGTTTCATTATTGTGTAATATAACACCAAGTTCTAAGTGTATAATAATCTTCATAAAAGTAAAGTATATATAATAGTCTTTTTGAAAGTTAAGTATATACGTAATAGTTACATCATCTAGACATATAATAAAAATCTTTATATCAGCAAGGAGAAGAATAAGTAAAATTCCTTTTTATCTTCAGTGCTTTACTTTATCTGACAGGACGCTTTCCCAATATTGCATGCAATAATATAAATAACATGCAGTCGCGCGCATATAGTAAAAGAATAAGTAgccacataataataataataatgcttCACTAAActaaagtttgaaaaaaaatgcCCTTCATTCCATGAAAAATTCCAATATTAATTAATGATATATAGATATTgacacacacacatacatatatatggaTGGTACTGCATACATATGTAAATGGTTTTAGTTTTACCTGTATTTCAATGAGAACAGTAGAAAAGGCATAAGCAAAGGCAATATCTCCGATGGCTTGGAAAGTTCTCCAAACTTTCTCCGATCCCGTCACGTCCACCCCAACTGTCACTCCCGTTAAGGTTGTCTTTGCATGCGTACCCCCTTCatttttcaataattatttatttatttatcatattatttacgAAAaaactgaatatatatatatataatattccaAGCATGTATAtctatatacataaaataatttaCTTACCTACTACTTTAGCGATGGAGAGACCAACTCCGATACTAGAGTAAGCAAAGGACATAACAGCAGCGAGTATAGAGAGCCAAGAAAGATCATGAAAATTTGGTATTTGACTCAGAACGATTTGGATGCAAGCAAATATTATCATAAATGGGTAATTTGAGATTGAACATTTTGCCGAGTGACCCTCTTTGTGAAAACAGTTTGACCTTTTTACAGCCCTGAAATGGTTTTCATTTCAAACATTATTATTATCCAAACACCATTAATAATTAATCACAACAAAGCAAAATTACTATAATCACTACTTAAGTAATTAATTAGTTGATGAGGAATACATATAAAGCTACAGTCTCAAATAAATTGTAACGTAAAATAAGTATTAAGTAACACAAAGTTGACTTACACCATACTGATAGAGGCAGTAATAGTGTAACCGACTGTTATTCCAACCAAATTACCATACTGAGCCAACCCACAAAGCTGTACTTTTCTCCCACCTGCCAAAACAAAATCCCAACCCCATTAATATTTTTGAAGCTTTTTAAGAACCCCAGTAACATTTCTTtctacttttttaaaaaaaaaaaaaaaagtgataatatataatttttgctGCACAGGGAAATGAATTATAATACTATTGGGACTCAcattaaatttgatttttaaaaaaaaaaaaaacattatgtaTTCTCTCGTTTTGAACGAGGTTTCATTTTTATGGACTATGCAATTTTATTTTATACCTAAGTAAGCTTTGACGGCGGCCATGTAGGTGTAGTTTCTCTTTCCGGTGACGGGGTCTGGGGCCCTGTAACAGTCGGCCAGAAGAGTAGAAGTGAAATAGGTAATGAAGGAAAAGGCCATGAGAACTGCTGGTCCCGCGGTCCAGCCCAACTGGGCATTGGCCCACGCCAGTGACAGTACTCCCGATCCAATCACCGCCGTGATGATATGTGCACTCGCCGTTACCCATGTCCCTTCATTATTATTTTGTCACAAAATCAAATCATTTATATATAAGTCATGAATAAActaataaaattaaaagaaaaatggcATGGGGAATTTGAGTGGATACCACTTCTTTTGGGGCGACCATCTTCATCAACGTTCTTACGAAAGTCACCGTTTTCCATAACGGCAGTAGCATGGTGAGGATGATTTTGTTCTATGAACATGGGGTTCTTTTCAAACTCTTTGGTcatagtaggagtaggagtagagTAGGCGTAGTAGTACTAGTTTAGTGggcttttctttctttctctcttagaCTTCGAGTTTGGTTTGAGAGAAGTTGTGAGTAGAAATGACTCA from the Humulus lupulus chromosome X, drHumLupu1.1, whole genome shotgun sequence genome contains:
- the LOC133805157 gene encoding amino acid permease 6-like; this translates as MTKEFEKNPMFIEQNHPHHATAVMENGDFRKNVDEDGRPKRSGTWVTASAHIITAVIGSGVLSLAWANAQLGWTAGPAVLMAFSFITYFTSTLLADCYRAPDPVTGKRNYTYMAAVKAYLGGRKVQLCGLAQYGNLVGITVGYTITASISMVAVKRSNCFHKEGHSAKCSISNYPFMIIFACIQIVLSQIPNFHDLSWLSILAAVMSFAYSSIGVGLSIAKVVGGTHAKTTLTGVTVGVDVTGSEKVWRTFQAIGDIAFAYAFSTVLIEIQDTLRSSPPENRSMKKATFAGIMTTTTFYILCGCVGYAAFGNSAPGNFLTGFGFYEPFWLIDLANVCIAIHLIGAYQVFCQPIYGLAERFCDKRWPESKFISREYAMNVPFHGVYYVSPFRLVWRTAYVVVTTLVAMIFPFFNDFLGLLGAASFWPLTVYFPIEMHIAQSKIPQYSFRWNMLKILSGACLIVSIVAAAGSIQGLATDVKTYKPFKTQ